The Candidatus Desulfofervidus auxilii DNA segment GGCACAAAGAGAAGATATCTCTCATCAACCACAAGAACAAGCCTTTTTTGAATATCGGCTTTATACCCTTTCTCAAACCCTGAATTTAGAAAATAACCAAAAAAAACAAGTGCGATTTTTAAAAAAAACAGATGTTTCCATTAACGAACAGTTTATATACCGAGGACAAAACTATTATTATCGCACATATTATGATACACCCATTTCAAAAGACAAAATTTGGGTCTACTTAGAAACAGTGAATGATGCAAAAAATAATTTGGCTATCCCCTTACCTCCTGGAAAAGTAAGAGTTTACCAAAAAGACTCATTAGGAAATATGGTGTTTATTGGTGAGGACAAAATTCCTCCTACTCCTATTAATAAAAAGATAAAACTCAATATAGGTATGGCCTTTGATATTGAAGTCTCTCGGCATCAAACTGTATATAGACGTCTTTCTGGTTCTCTTTATGAAATTGGCTGGGAGATTTCCTTCAAGAATAATAAAGAAAGATTTGTAAAAATAAATGTTTTTGAAGATGTGCCTGGGGATTGGGAAGTAGTGAATGCATCTGCCCCTTACCAAAAAACCAGTGCTCATGAGTTGAAATTTATCATTTTAGTTCCGGCCCAAGGTGAAACCAAACTTCATTATCTGGTTAGGGTAAAGGATTAAATGCGACTGCTTTTTACTAATGATGATGGAATCTTTGCCCCTGGTCTTTATGCTCTTTATAAGGTATTTAAAAAAACACACAAAGTTTATGTAGTTGCTCCTGAAAGCGAACAGAGTGCTGTAGGGCACGCCATTACTTTGAGTAATCCATTAAGGGTAAAACAGGTTTACAGAAATGGCACGTTTTATGGTCATGCGGTAAATGGAACTCCAGCAGATGCAGTTAAGATAGGAGTTAATGAATTACTAGATTCGCCACCAGAAATGGTAATCTCTGGTATAAATCTAGGACCAAATGTAGGTATAAATGTGCTTTATTCAGGTACTGTTTCTGCAGCTACAGAGGCAGCTATCTTAAACATCCCTTCTATCGCTGTTTCTCTAGATACTTATGAAAAAACCGATTTCACATCAGCAGCCATTATTACCAAAAAGCTAGTCAAAAAGTTATTAAAGATGAAATGGCCCAAAGGGATATCTTTAAATATCAATATCCCTGCCCTTCCTTTAGAAAAAATAAAAGGGATAGCCTTTACCCGTCAGGCTACTATACCTATAAATGATCGTTTTGAAAAAAGGACAGACCCCAGACATCGCGTGTATTACTGGGAAGCAGGAAATGGTTTCTTATATTCACCAGAACCAGGTACAGATGTTTATGCCTTAAGGCAGGGTATGGTGTCTATCACTCCCATCCACCACGATTTAACCCATTATGTTACTTTAGAAGCCTTTATCCATAATCCACCTTTTAATTCAGTTTAATTTACCTCAAAAATAGCCAGAGTATGAGTAAAATGGCTATTTTTAATTAAAGGTGTGGAGAAGGAAAAGACAATGGGTTTAAAAATAAACCCTAAGTTTTTACAAATTTCTATATCAGGGGAAAGTAAATCCGGATTTTTTTTAAAGCTCCCAAAACTATAAACCATTAATTTTCCACCTGAGGCTAATTTCTCTTTAGCTAATTTATAAAGATTTTCCAAATATGGTTTAATTTCAGGCTCCTTTTCAGGAGTTAACGTTTGTTTGATATATTCAGGAATGTTTGAAAGATAAATTATATCAAAAATCTCTGGGATTTTTTCTAAAGCTAATTCTATGGGTAAATTTATAATAGGGTAAAATTTTAAGTATTGTTTGGCCTGATAAAAACCCTCTTTTTTTGAAAAATGGGGAATAAGAGGGGCAAAAATTGCTTCTTGCCAACTAGGATTGGGAAATGGTGTAGAACCTATCTGGGTTTCAAGCCAGTCTTTAGCTTCATCAGAAAGAAGATGACGCAATTTAAGATATAATTTCTTTTTTTCTATAGGGTTTGCTAAAGGAAAGATGTTGTTTCTATAATTGGGGGCAAATAGGAGTAAAAACTCTGTAAAAGATAGAATTTTAAGGCTAGCTCTTTTGAGTTCATTGACAAAACAAGCCTTCTTTGCAATATCCACGGCTACAATATTTTTAACTCCCAATGGCCAAAGGGTAATGATATTATCCCCAGAATTAGCAATAATGAGGACAGATTTCCCCTTCCAATCTAAGCCTGACCAAACCAAAAAGGGGAAATCCGTGGCCAGGATATAAGGGGAAGCATCTATATCAAAACCACTTTTGCTTTGAAACGAATTTCGTGAAACTCTTGTTTTATCTTCCATTTCTGGTAAAAATTCCTTTTAAGATATGCATTATTTAACCACCTTAAAAGAATTATTTCAACAGAGTGTTGAAAAATATCCTCAAGCTACTTTTTTAGAAATATGGGATGGAGAAAAATACTTAAGTTTTACTTACCAGGAAATTTTTGTTTTAATCAAAAAGCTGGTAGCAGGTTTGGCTAACCAAGGTCTAAAATCAGGAGAAAAAATTGCTTTATTAGGTGAGAATTCTCCTGGTTGGGTAGTATGTTATTTGGCTATTGTTTGTGGAGGATGGATAGTAGTTCCTTTAGATAAAGAATTAAAACCAAAAGAGATAGCTAAACTCATAAAGTTCTCTGATGTAAAAATTATTTTTGTTTCTCAAGCACTATATTTAAAATTAGAGAGAATAAAACGAAATAATTACCAAATTTATATTTTTAACCCCTTTTTAAAAGGAGATGACGACCTCTCCCAATTAATGGTTGAAGAACCCCCAAACCTTTATATTGAACGAGTGGTAAAAAAGGACGATTTGGCCTCTATTGTTTTTACTTCTGGCACCACAGGAGCAGCCAAGGGAGTGATGCTAACTCATTATAATTTTGTTAGTGATATTTTGGCCTCTATGGAGCGGATTCGTCTTTTACATAAAGACAGGTTATTACTAATACTTCCTTTACATCACACCTTTTCCCTTACTGCTGGGTTATTCTGCCCTATGTGTAAAGGGGCAAGTATAGTAATAGAAAATAACAAGAACAGGGTGTTAAAGGTCTTTCAAGAAAAACATCCATCAATCTTTATTGCTGTCCCCAGGGTCTTTGAACTTTTATATAACCGTATTGAAGCCGAAGTTAAAAAACAGGGTAACTGGGAACAATGGACAAAGGGGATTTCTTTAGTGAGAAAAATAAAGAAATATACTGGTATTAATATAGGAAAACTGGTTTTTTCTAAACTACATAAACAACTTGGAGGTAGAATAAGGTTGTTTGTTAGTGGAGGTGCTGCTTTACCACCGGCAATTGCTTATAAATATTTCAATCTTGGTTTGCCTCTCTTACAGGGATGGGGTATGACAGAGCTTTCACCTGTAGGGACTATACTTTCCTATCATAAACTACGTTTTTATTTCACTCATTATTATGAAAAGAGAGTAGCCTCCATTGGCCCTCCTTTAGATGGCCTTACCATTGAACTAATTGATGTGCCAGAGAGAGGACTTTATGCCAATTTAGGAGAAAAAGAAGGGGAGTTAGTAGTAACAGGTCCTATGCTTACTCCGGGGTATTATAAGGATGAAGATGCTAATAAAACGGTATTTTTTTCTTTAAATGGCCAAAGGTGGTTTAAAACCGGTGATGTGGGTAAGAAAGATAGTGAAGGAAACTTTTATATTACCGGTCGCAGTAAATATGTAATTGTCACTTCAGAAGGAAAGAATGTCCATCCAGAAGAAGTAGAAGAGGCTCTTGAACAAAGTCCTTTTATCCAGGAATCACTAGTGCTAGGACATAAAGAACATAAAAAAGAACTAGTTGTGGCTTTGATTGTGCCTCATGCCCAGTATTTAAAACAATATCTAGAACAAAAAAATCTGTCTTTTACTTGGGAAAATATCTATGAGATTATTTATAAAGAAATTAAACAAAATGTCCAACAAATTGCCAGTTATAAATGGCCTTGTGATTTTGCTATCACTGAATATGATGAAAACACAGGGGAGTTTAAGGCGTTTGAAAAAACTACCACCTTGAAGATTAAACGCGACCTGTATAAATTTTCTTCTTTCTATAGCTATCGGAGTTTGAAAAAAGGTGGATGGAGAAAGATTTTCTTTAAAAAATTGTAATTTACCTCATTTCTACTTCGTAAGTGGAATTTAGGAATGAGAATAGAAATAAATCTTAGTGCAGAAACCCCTTTAATACTCCCAAAATCTCACAATCATCTCTTACAAGGATTCATTTATTCTCTACTTGACCCTTTATTAAGAAAGAGACTTCATAAAGAGGGCTATCCCTATGAAAAAAGGAGATTCAAGCTATTTACCTTTTCAAGACTTTTAGGGAAAGTAAAAATGTTTAAGGAATACTTTCAATTCAATCCTCCTCTTAAATTGATTATCTCTTCCCCGAAGGATGAAATTCTACAAAGTTTGGCTGAAGGCCTCTTGAAGTCGCCTGAAGTTATCTTAAGTAAAAACACAGTCTACATTGATTCTATAAATGTGGCCGCAAGGTCTTCTTTTAACCATAAAGTAACAATAAAAATGCTTTCTCCTATAACCATTCGCAGCACTCTTTATGGGGCAGATGGTTCTAAAAAGAGTTATTACTACTCGCCCTTTGAAAAGGAATTTTGCAGGCTTATAAAGGAAAATTTGAGAAAAAAATACAAAATAGTATTTAATAAAAATCTAGGTCATGATTTTGAATTTAGTATTAAGCCCCAAAAAGTCCCACCTTCTTGTGAGAAAATAATCATTTATAAGGGCACAGTCATAAAGGCATGGATGGGGATTTATGAAATTAAAGGGAATCCAGAAGTTATTGCCCTTTCATACGACACGGGCTTAGGAGCAAAAAACAGTCAGGGATTTGGATGTTGGGAAAAACTGTGAGTTATTAATTGTTTTACTTTAAAAAGTAAATCAAAAATGATTAAAGAGGAAGGCGAAAAAAGAAATTTTTTTAAAGCGACTATTTTTCTCTCAAGCCTGTCTGCCCCTGTCCGACGGCAGGCGGGCCTACCCGCAGGCAGGCGGGGACAGGCAGGGAGAGCCGCTGCGGAATGCAGGCGGGCCTGCCCGACGGCCGTATCTGCCGACAGGCAGGCAGGCA contains these protein-coding regions:
- the surE gene encoding 5'/3'-nucleotidase SurE — protein: MRLLFTNDDGIFAPGLYALYKVFKKTHKVYVVAPESEQSAVGHAITLSNPLRVKQVYRNGTFYGHAVNGTPADAVKIGVNELLDSPPEMVISGINLGPNVGINVLYSGTVSAATEAAILNIPSIAVSLDTYEKTDFTSAAIITKKLVKKLLKMKWPKGISLNINIPALPLEKIKGIAFTRQATIPINDRFEKRTDPRHRVYYWEAGNGFLYSPEPGTDVYALRQGMVSITPIHHDLTHYVTLEAFIHNPPFNSV
- a CDS encoding DUF3419 family protein gives rise to the protein MEDKTRVSRNSFQSKSGFDIDASPYILATDFPFLVWSGLDWKGKSVLIIANSGDNIITLWPLGVKNIVAVDIAKKACFVNELKRASLKILSFTEFLLLFAPNYRNNIFPLANPIEKKKLYLKLRHLLSDEAKDWLETQIGSTPFPNPSWQEAIFAPLIPHFSKKEGFYQAKQYLKFYPIINLPIELALEKIPEIFDIIYLSNIPEYIKQTLTPEKEPEIKPYLENLYKLAKEKLASGGKLMVYSFGSFKKNPDLLSPDIEICKNLGFIFKPIVFSFSTPLIKNSHFTHTLAIFEVN
- a CDS encoding AMP-dependent synthetase/ligase gives rise to the protein MHYLTTLKELFQQSVEKYPQATFLEIWDGEKYLSFTYQEIFVLIKKLVAGLANQGLKSGEKIALLGENSPGWVVCYLAIVCGGWIVVPLDKELKPKEIAKLIKFSDVKIIFVSQALYLKLERIKRNNYQIYIFNPFLKGDDDLSQLMVEEPPNLYIERVVKKDDLASIVFTSGTTGAAKGVMLTHYNFVSDILASMERIRLLHKDRLLLILPLHHTFSLTAGLFCPMCKGASIVIENNKNRVLKVFQEKHPSIFIAVPRVFELLYNRIEAEVKKQGNWEQWTKGISLVRKIKKYTGINIGKLVFSKLHKQLGGRIRLFVSGGAALPPAIAYKYFNLGLPLLQGWGMTELSPVGTILSYHKLRFYFTHYYEKRVASIGPPLDGLTIELIDVPERGLYANLGEKEGELVVTGPMLTPGYYKDEDANKTVFFSLNGQRWFKTGDVGKKDSEGNFYITGRSKYVIVTSEGKNVHPEEVEEALEQSPFIQESLVLGHKEHKKELVVALIVPHAQYLKQYLEQKNLSFTWENIYEIIYKEIKQNVQQIASYKWPCDFAITEYDENTGEFKAFEKTTTLKIKRDLYKFSSFYSYRSLKKGGWRKIFFKKL
- the cas6 gene encoding CRISPR-associated endoribonuclease Cas6, translating into MRIEINLSAETPLILPKSHNHLLQGFIYSLLDPLLRKRLHKEGYPYEKRRFKLFTFSRLLGKVKMFKEYFQFNPPLKLIISSPKDEILQSLAEGLLKSPEVILSKNTVYIDSINVAARSSFNHKVTIKMLSPITIRSTLYGADGSKKSYYYSPFEKEFCRLIKENLRKKYKIVFNKNLGHDFEFSIKPQKVPPSCEKIIIYKGTVIKAWMGIYEIKGNPEVIALSYDTGLGAKNSQGFGCWEKL